One window of the Lepeophtheirus salmonis chromosome 7, UVic_Lsal_1.4, whole genome shotgun sequence genome contains the following:
- the LOC121121647 gene encoding uncharacterized protein, with protein MFRRLLQNFIHNDNERNEGTLSNCPSKGADGENIGVSPQDDNQKNTKTFKEKRKSIKSSKRRSARRRTPPAGYNNETNIMSGENNIDDQTAMLEPELEIITFSPRQVEILRSSWKVIYSDLESALCYGSIGTMTENERTFMTVAFIRLFQEYPQTQDYFPTFRNVPLEELSNNTNMVQLLHEHSIKVMQVIEKTISRIESLDKATPYLLKLGMFHKHAGIPYDYFGVLGTFFIEAAKPRIQDSRIWSEELEDAWMELFSHIVRVMTHGHKYHSGVAVNTYSQL; from the exons ATGTTTCGACGACTCCTCCAAAACTTTATTCACAACGACAACGAAAGAAATGAAGGAACATTATCGAATTGCCCATCCAAAGGAGCAGATGGTGAAAACATTGGTGTGTCTCCACAAGATGATAatcaaaaaaacacaaaaacttttaaagaaaagagaaaaagtattaaatccTCCAAAAGAAGATCCGCTCGGAGACGGACTCCACCCGCGGGATACAACAATGAAACTAATATAATGTCAGGAGAAAACAATATAGATGATCAAACTGCAATGT tggAGCCTGAGCTTGAGATCATCACTTTTAGTCCAAGGCAAGTGGAAATTCTACGCTCTTCATGGAAAGTAATTTATTCGGATTTAGAGTCTGCACTTTGCTATGGCTCTATTGGAACAATGACCGAGAATGAAAGGACCTTTATGACAGTGGCTTTTATTCGACTGTTTCAAGAATATCCTCAGACCCAGGATTATTTCCCTACATTCCGAAATGTACCCCTCGAGGAGctatcaaataatacaaatatggtGCAGTTACTCCATGAGCACTCCATCAAAGTTATGCAAGTCATTGAAAAAACCATTTCTCGGATAGAAAGTTTGGATAAa gcTACGccgtatcttttaaaattagggATGTTTCATAAGCATGCTGGCATCCCCTATGATTACTTTGGAGTCCTCGGAACATTTTTTATCGAAGCAGCAAAACCACGGATTCAGGATTCACGTATTTGGAGCGAGGAGTTAGAGGATGCATGGATGGAGCTCTTTAGTCATATTGTTCGGGTTATGACTCATGGACACAAATATCACTCAGGAGTGGCCGTAAACACTTATTCACAACTCTAA